The following coding sequences lie in one Mesorhizobium sp. DCY119 genomic window:
- a CDS encoding efflux RND transporter periplasmic adaptor subunit — MAKIRFHKLAAIIVLIGFAAWMGTGEFSSVGSAATEAEKKKAETVAPKAPPRTVAVITPPQRTYARVIRISGLTEADKRAVLATRVGGVIDKLPVKQGDRVKTGDLVLMLAAEEKLSAVANAKQLLVQRRAELDAAERLAKTGNLAKLQLDTARSNLSSAQSLLDTAQAELDRNEVKAPFNGVIDRVPVELGSAVMQGGEVATILALDPVIARGEISERDLRYIKIGDEADVRMVNDQTVKGKVRYISRDASSATRTFRIEIAIPNADGAIPAGMTAEIALSAQPTDAVMLPRSVVTLGDKGDLGIRSVDKDSKVTFFPIDLVDDSPKGLVLGGIPSDARIIVAGQELVKEGDVVKPVDADQETLRKLMGEATGSTQ; from the coding sequence ATGGCCAAGATTAGGTTCCACAAGCTTGCCGCTATCATTGTGCTCATCGGCTTTGCCGCCTGGATGGGCACGGGCGAGTTCTCCTCCGTCGGCAGCGCTGCCACCGAAGCCGAAAAGAAGAAGGCCGAGACTGTAGCGCCAAAGGCTCCGCCCCGCACCGTCGCCGTCATCACGCCGCCGCAGCGCACCTATGCGCGCGTTATCCGCATCTCCGGCCTGACCGAGGCCGACAAGCGTGCCGTTCTGGCGACCCGCGTCGGCGGCGTCATCGACAAACTGCCGGTCAAGCAGGGCGATCGCGTCAAGACCGGCGATCTCGTGCTGATGCTGGCGGCAGAGGAAAAGCTGTCGGCAGTAGCCAACGCCAAGCAACTGCTGGTTCAGCGCCGGGCGGAACTGGACGCCGCCGAGCGGCTGGCCAAGACCGGCAACCTGGCAAAGCTCCAGCTCGACACCGCGCGCTCCAATCTCTCCTCGGCGCAGTCTCTGCTCGACACCGCCCAGGCCGAACTCGATCGCAACGAAGTGAAGGCCCCGTTCAACGGCGTCATCGACCGCGTTCCGGTGGAACTCGGCAGCGCGGTCATGCAGGGCGGTGAGGTCGCGACCATCCTCGCCCTCGACCCGGTGATCGCGCGCGGCGAAATCAGCGAACGCGACCTGCGCTACATCAAGATCGGCGACGAGGCCGATGTGCGCATGGTCAACGACCAGACCGTCAAGGGCAAGGTGCGCTACATCAGCCGCGATGCCTCTTCGGCGACCCGCACCTTCCGCATCGAGATCGCCATCCCCAATGCCGACGGCGCCATTCCGGCCGGCATGACCGCCGAAATCGCGCTGAGCGCGCAGCCGACCGACGCAGTGATGCTGCCGCGCTCGGTGGTGACGCTGGGCGACAAGGGCGATCTCGGCATTCGCTCCGTCGACAAGGACAGCAAGGTCACCTTCTTCCCGATCGACCTCGTCGATGATTCGCCGAAAGGGCTGGTGCTCGGCGGCATTCCAAGCGACGCACGCATAATCGTTGCCGGTCAGGAACTGGTGAAGGAAGGCGACGTGGTCAAGCCCGTCGACGCCGACCAGGAAACCTTGCGCAAGCTGATGGGCGAAGCTACCGGCAGCACGCAATAA